One Synechocystis sp. LKSZ1 genomic window, GCACTATGGGATCAACAACTGGCGGAATTTGGAACCCATATCAGTCGCCGCCGGGCCAGGGCCCTAACCCGTTTACTCCCCTTGGCCCAGGATTGGCACCAACGCATTAGTGGCCATCAGGAAAACTTGGAAATTAACTACCAACCCAACGTTCCTTGGCAGTCGGACGACCCTGCGACTATTCAACAGGCCTTTTTAGCCAAATTTAGCCAGCGGCGCATCGCTGAACAACAATTAGGAACCTCTGTGGTCGGGCCCCACCGGGACGAAATCGTATTAACCATCAATCAAACTCCTGCCAAGGCCTACGGCTCCCAGGGCCAACAACGAACTTTGGTCTTGTCTCTCAAGCTGGCAGAATTACACCTACTGGAAACTATCATTGGGGAACCGCCCTTGCTCCTGTTGGATGACGTATTGGCGGAATTAGACCTGCATCGGCAAGGCCAATTATTGGCGGCCATTGAAGACCGTTTTCAAACCCTGATTACCACCACTCATCTCAATCGCTTTGAACCCCATTGGTTGAGGTCAGCAGAGATCTATCAAGTCCAGCAGGGCCAGTTAACACCCCTGGAATTGGCTAGATAAAAACGTCCTGACCACGCTCTAAAGAGTCAGTCATCTCCCCAAGCAGGGTATTCCAGGCCAGGGCTTGGGCCTGGGGCATCTGACCATAACTAAACACCCAGGGCAGGGCCGGATCGAGTTGGGGCAAAAACCAATCCAGAACGTAGGGACTGCCGTAGAGCAACAGGGCCTGGAGTTGGCCAGAGCGTAGAAGTTGTTTGTAGACGGCCTGGGTTGTTTCAGTGAGGCCCGCGATGCCTCGGAAGGGATTGCCTCGCACAAACAATTGCAGAATTAAAGGGCCGCTTCCCAGGGCCTCTTGTGTCAAACTGGCCTGGTCGAGCAGTCGAGGCCTCGATCCAAAACGGGCCGGTATTTTCACTGCCGGACAGGCCCGATCCAGAAAATCGCAGTTCAAGAGATCATCCACCACGATCACATGGTTGCAGGCTATTTTCTTTGACCAAGGTAGGGAGCCACCGCATCGTTGGGAGCCTTGCAAAATCTGATCAACGGTTTGTCTCGCCTCCGTCGTGGCCACCATAGCGGGAAAGGCCGGGGGATTCGGGTTAACCAGCTTGGCCTTGGCTTTTTGAATCCGCTCAAAGGACTGGTCAATTCGGTTTTCAGAAATCCGGCCCGCTAACACCGCCTGTTCAACCGCCGCAATGGTAGCAACGGGATCGGGGGGCATCAGCAAAATATCGGCCCCGGCCAATAAGGCCTGAATGGCCACTTCATCAGGGCTGGCAAACTGGGCCACCCCGCCCATAATCAGAGCATCGGTGACGATCAGGCCGGAAAAACCCAAGACTTCTCGTAATTGGCCGGTCAAAATGGCCGGGGAAAGGGTGGCGGGATGCTCTGCGTCCCAGGCCGGAACACAGATATGGGCTGTCATTACCGTATCTACATCGGTGGCAATGGCCCGTTGAAAGGGAGGTAATTCCAGGGCCTGTAAACGCTCCAGGCTATGGGAAATGATCGGCAAATGCAGGTGGGAATCGGTGCTGGTATCACCGTGGCCGGGGAAATGCTTAGCCGTCGTTAGGACAGGATAGGCCTGGGCCCCTTCAATAAACGCTTGGACTAAATGGCCGACTAACACCGGATCATCACCAAAGGCCCGGATATTAATCACCGGATTATCGGGATTGTTATTGACATCGGCAATGGGGGCCAAAATCCAATTTAAACCCAGGGCCAGGGCCTCCTGAGCGGTGAAGTAACCAAACTGTCGAGCCAGTGCCAAAGCTTCCGTTAAGTTGTGCTTAGCAATTTCGCCTAGGGCCATAGGGGGCGGAAACCAGGTGGCCCCACTGAAGCGTTGCCCCACGCCTTCTTCAATATCCGCCGCTAGGAGTAGAGGTGTTGGTGACCAGGCCTGTAACTGCTGGGTGCGCTGAACCAGGTCTGCGGCACTACCCCCCAGGAGAATCACACCGCCGAGGTTAAGGGTTTCTAGCCAATGTTGGAGAGTCTGGTTACGGGGTTCCCACTGGGGATAGCGAATCTGCTGGTCAAATAAAAACCCTGAGGCCCGAACGACAATTAACTGGCCAATTTTTTCCCGGAGGGTTGTCGGGTTTTTTCCTAGCATTTAGCTGTATTTTAACAATCAATATGAAAAGCATTGTCGCAGTTTTTTCCTTGAATTAGAAGCCCAAACCCATTGCGATTATGCTAAGGATTCAGGGGTGATTGGACAGTGCAGACCCAGCCTTTACCGTCGATGGCCGTAGACTTTCATAAGAGCACGTCTAGACTCCATAGCTACTTTTTCATATCGTTTTCCTTAGATATCGACAGCTTTCAGGCCGCTCGTTTAGTCATCAAAAAAATTAATTCTGGCCCGTCTGCCCTGAACCCCAGACAACGGTAAATCCTTATAAAATGAATAGGCGATTGCAATACACCTCCCCATTCAGGTCAGCCCATGTCCAGTCGAGAAAAAGAAGACTTTCTCTATCCTCGGAGTCGCTACCACGGCGAATTTAAGCCAGAAAAGCTCGTTTTTAATTCTAATTTGCAGGAATTTGCCCAGCGGGTCAGCTATATTTGCAACTTAGAAACGGCGGGGAAGCTAGATACCCTCGTGGCCTACGAACAAATCAAGGCCCTCTGGAAAAACCTTAAGGCCAGTAAGCATGAGCTTAAAATTGGTGAAGATCCCTTTCGGCCCGAAGATCCTCATTCCGAGGAAGATTAATCTGGAGGGCGAGCACAGGGAAGCAGGACGGTAAACTGAGTCCCCTGGCCGACGTCACTTTTAACGCTAATCTGTCCTTGGTGATGATGGGCAATGGCCTGGGCAATAGCTAATCCCAATCCCATCCCCTTATTCGCTAGAGAGGAACGAGCTGGATCTGCCCGATAGAACCGATCAAAAAGATGAGCTAACTGATCCGGGGCAATTCCCCGGCCGTTATCTGCAACGACCACCTGGAGGTAGGGTTGACGCTCCCGTTGTAGGCGCTTTAGGGTCAAACGAATCCGACTTTCTAGTGTACTCGTTTCCAGACCATGCTCTAGAGCATTGCTGATTAAATTGGTAAACAAGCGGGCCAACTGATCCCAATCCCCCATTACCGTAAATTCCGCCTCAGGTTCCTGGCAAGCAGAAGGGATTTCGAGGGATAACTGTACGCTCTGGCCGGTCGCCCCAAGTCGTTGTTCTTCCATCACTTCCAGCAATAGGGCATCTAGGGGCACGGGTTGCATTTGGGATTGGAGCGTCCCACTATCGGAGCGGGCCAAGAAAAGTAAATCATTGACTAAATTCCCTAAACGTTGGGTTAGACGCTCAATCACCTTGAGTTGTTGTTGGGTATCGCCATCGGGATAGGCCAGGGCCATTTGCACGTTGGTTTGGATCACAGCAATGGGATTACGCAGTTCGTGGGAGGCATCCGCGGTAAACTGCTTCAGACTCTGATAAGACTCCTTGATCGGCTCCATGGCTAGACCAGAAAGGAACCAACCGATGGCCCCGACGCTCCCCACCAGAAGACTTAGTCCTAAACTGAGATCAAAGAGCAATTGTTGAATCGGCTTGGTCACTTCAAACCAGGGATGGCTCACGCGCAGATAGCCTAAAATATGCTGGTTACGCTCGATGCGTTCAGTAATTTGCCGCAGGAGCCGGTCGTTGGAAAACCCAATTTTTTCCAGCTTGGGGCCTAGGGGTAAAGTAATGGGGCTGGAGTCTCCCAAGGTAGACCACAGTAGTTGGCCCTGGGGATTAAACCATTCCAGGTCGATGTGGTCGTCTTCCACCGCTTCGGCATTGGAGCGAAAACTAGCCTCGACATTCAAGCGGTAGTGGCCCTGACTCAACGGCTGGATTACCAGGGAGCGGTCGATCACCTCCACGACATGCTTGAGGGTGTCGTCGATGCGCTCCACTAGGGTATGACGGACGTAAAAATAGACCCCGCTGGCAAACAGCAACAAAAGCACCGCCGTTACTAGGGTGTACCACAGGGCCAATCGACGCCGCGTTGCTTGGAACATAGACAGGGCCTATTCTCCGTCTGAACCGGAAGCTAATACAAACTCTCTAGATTTGGGCGAGAGAATTGACTCAGACAACCCCTCGCGCTTAGAGGACTTGGGCCCGGAGCCAGGCCACGGGTAAATACAAGAGCTTTTTCGGAGTGGGAACGTAGGCCCGTTGGTTAAAGACATTGTAGTGATTGGCTTCGATCACATCCAGAATGCCTTGGTAGAGCATCAGGGCCGTCCAGACCGGCCAGCGAGAATCCCGGTTCAAGGCCCGAATGCCCCGTTCCGCATCTTCAAAGTATTGCCGAGCCCGTTGAATCTGGAATTGCATCAAGGCCCGCCAACGTTCGTCATTCACCCCGTTGAACAGATCCTGTTCACTGTAACCAAAGCGGTCTAAATCCTCTAGGGGCAAATAAACGCGGCCACGCTGAATATCTTCTCCCACATCCCGCAAAATATTGGTCAGTTGGTTGGCAATGCCGAGGGCGATGGCTTCTTCCTGGGGAATATAAACGGCATCGGGTTGCCAGGGGGGACGGCCGGCCCCCGTTTCGACCCCCAGCACTGCACTGGACATCAAGCCAACGGTACCCGCCACCCGATAACAATAGAGACTTAATTCCTCAAAGGTTTGGTAGCGGCTCCGGTAGAGATCCATCCGCTGGCCCGCGATCATATCCCGAAAGGGTTGGATATCCATCGGAAAACGTTCCAGGGTGTCCACCAGGGCCACATCGGCATCATCCAAGGGATGGCCGGCAAAAATTGACTCTAAATGTTGTTCCCACTGGTCGAGGGTTTCCGGCGTGGTTTGGCTGGCCTGGGGGCCATCCACCAATTCATCAGTGCGACGACACCAAAGGTAAATGGCCCAGATGGCCCGACGTTTAGCCGGCGGCATCAGCAACGTCCCCAGGTAAAAAGTCTTAGCGTACTGGGCCGTCACCTGACGACAAATTTCATAGGCTTCGTCAACGGAGGCCAGGGGGGAAGTGGCGGGGGTTGGCTTGGGCAGTTGTAGCATTAAAGACGGACGAGAGTCAGTCGCCAGTGACCCAGCGGAAACTGTAGTAACTGCGCGTTTAAGAGAGATTTGACCGTTAAACATTTAGCATTGTCGCATTGTAGATGCCTTTTGTCAGTGCTTGCCTGTGAGGCCATCGGAAGAAATTTTGACTTAGGCCAGGGTTGCCATGGGTGCTGGGTGTTCCTTCCGAGCCGGTTGGTAGTCTACGGCAATAGCCTGGGCACATTGTTTGCCAGAAAGAACAGCTCCTTCCATACTGCCGAGGTACTTTTGCATGGTGAAGTCCCCCGCGAGATAGAAGTTTTTAATGGACGTCCGTTGGTCGGGGCGACAGGCCTGACGGCCAGGCGTGGCTTTGTAGACAGAACGGGGGGTTTTAACAACGTGGTACTTGCGCAGTTGGGCCGGATTGTCGCCGGTAAAGTGCTGGGGGAATAATTTTTCGAGTTCTGCCATGGTGGCGGCAACGATCTCTTCCTCGGAGCGACTAATCCAATCCTGGGCGGGAGCTAAGACCAGTTCCAGCATGGAGCGGTTCGGATCACTGTACTCACGACAGGTGTTGCTCATGTCGGCGTAGACACTCAGCAGAGGAGAGCGGGAGAACAGCAGGTGGTCAATATCCGTCAGCTTGCGGTCAAACCAGAGGTGGAGGTTAATCACTGGCACTCCCTCCAGGCCTTGAATTTGCTTAAATTCCGGGAATTCACGCCAGGCGTCCGGCACCATCGTTTTTAGAGGATCCACTGGCATGGCGGAAATGTAGAGATCAGCGGTAAACACTTCATCGGGAGCGCCGTCTAGACCCCGGATCAAAAAGCCCTGTACCGTGCCATCCTCATTGAGCAAAATTTCCTTAAGGGGGGCATTGAGCCGGACTTCCCCCCCCCGTTCCGTGATGTAGTCCACGATGGGTTGGCAGAGACGTTCAGTGGGGGAGCCATCCAAAAAGGCCATTTTTGAGCCTTCTTTTTCCTGTAAAAAGCGGTTGAGGGCCGTTAACAGAATGGTGGCAGAAATTTCATCGGGATTGATGAAATTGAGGGCCTTACTCATCGCAATAAAGACCTCTTTTTCGATGCGGGGAGGAATATTTTGCTTCTGCATCCATTCCGACCAAGTGTATTGATCCATTGCTTCAACATAGCTCTGGCCCTGGATCATGGCGGGTAGGAGGCCCAGACCAAACTTGATTTTCTCCGGCCAAGTCAGCATATCGTTATTGCCTAAAATGGCCACAACGCCGTTGAGGGGGGCCGGAATATCGGGAAAATCAAAGCGAGAGTAGGTGCCGGGTTTTTCCGGTTGGTTGAAGATCATGGTGTGCTCTTTCCATTGGAGCCGGTCTTCGATGCCCAATTCTTTAAACAATTGCAACATATTGGGATAGGCCCCAAAAAAAATATGAAGGCCGGTTTCGTACCAGTCTCCTTCCTCATCTTTCCAGGCCGCCACCTTGCCCCCCAGCACGTCCCGACGTTCCAGGACTATGGGGGTAAATCCTGCATCGGCAAGGTATTTGGCACAAGCTAAGCCCGCTAATCCGGCTCCGGCGATTGCAACGCGCATGGACAACTTCTCGCTTTTGACTATCATTGATTATGGTTGCTGACATTATACTTTACAGTTCGTAATATTTTCTTAAGGATTTGTTCTCTCCCGTCACCAGAGGCTCGACGGCAAAAGCCAAAGACGGGCAATTACATTCTTTTGTATTAACTTATGCGAAGCGCTGGCAAGGCCTTGCCCCAGGGGCTAGACTGCAAAATCCGACGAGAAACTTAACAATTTGCAATAAAAAGTAACGCTATATGGGGATCAGTGCAAAGTATTGCTAAAAAGATTCACAAGATATTAATTTCCCGTTTATCCTCCTCAGATTCCTTGATAATCAGAGTAGAGGAAAAGCAGAAGTTAATCTTGATTCTTCTGAACGAATCTCTAGAAAAATACCATCATTGAGAGACAAGTAATGCGGAGGTTGGTATGAATATTCATGAGACATTACAAAATCTGGTTCAGTACTTTACAGAAGCCTTTGCTCGGATCTTTGGCCCTTCCACCGATGAATATCCCGAAGTTGGTGTTCAGCCCTTTGAAGGCGATCCCTACGCTAATGCGGCTGATGATCATCACTAGGCTGCTTTTGAAGGGAAAAATAACCCGGTTATTAGCAGCTCCAACATCAATCCTACGGTGTCATTCCCAGCGAATACACCGCTATTTTATGGCTCAATCATGATATTGAATTCTGGGATCGAGGATGCCATAGATAACATCAGCTAAGGTACTAAAAATCACGACCAAAATGGCATAAATAAAGGTGATAGCCATCACGACGGGGGTATCACTGCGATAGATAGAGTCGATCATCAAGGCCCCCATTCCCGGTACCCGGAACACCTGCTCCGTCACCAAAGCCCCAGTAAACACGGCTGGAATATCTAGAGCCACAAGCGTCACCAGCGGAATCATGGCGTTGCGCAGAAGATGCTGGCCAATTACAGCCCTGGGGGCCAGGCCCTTTGCATAGGCGGTGCGGATGTAGGGTTGGGGCAATTCTTCCAGGACAGCGGAACGGACAAACCGCAGGAGCGTAGTGCATTGGTATAATACCAGGACACTAACGGGAAGAATTAACTGTCGAATTTGCTCTCCGAGGCTAGCCGCATTCGTCACCTGGAGCGTACTGCTATAGACAAAGGGAAACCAGCGCCATTGCACCGTAAACACCCAGATGAAAATGAGGCCAGTCACGAAGGTTGGCAGAGAGAAGCCCAGTAAACTCAGGCTGGTAATACTCCGGTCTAACCAACTGTTCTGCTTAACTGCTGCCAGGATCCCCAAGGGAATCGCAATCAGGGCACTCAATAAATAGGCCGAGCCCATCAGTCCCAGGGTGGTGGATAACCGTTGAGCAATGAGATCCCTCACCGGACTACGGCTGGTAAAGGAGTAGCCCAAGTCCCCTTGCAAAAAGGCCCTGAGCCACTTCAGGTACCGGACAGGCAAGGGTTGGTCGAGGCCAAAGCTTTTGCGGAGATTTTCGCGCACGGCTTCGGGAATAGAAGGATTGGTGGCCACTTCTCCCAGGGGATTGCCCGGCGCCAGGGCCAGGAGAGTAAACAGAACCAGGCTAATGCCCAACAGGGTCAGGCCAGCAATCACTAAACGCTGAATCAGATAACGCCCCATGGAAATGTCCTAGTAAGGATTGGGTTAAGAGACGATCAACGGGGAGAGTCGCAGAAGGAAACCCCAAGGGATAGAATAATAAGGCCCACCGCCGTCTAATTAAGAGAGAATTGCTACGGTGCTATCTTCACTCCTTGCCGATTTTCGCATCATTTTTGAGCGTGACCCCGCCGCTCGCAACTGGCTAGAAGTTTTGTTCTGCTATCCTGGCCTCCAGGCCCTGCTGATCCATCGCCTCTCTCACTGGCTCCATTGCCTCCATTTACCCTTTATTCCCCGTCTACTATCCCACCTGGGTCGATTTTTGACGGGAATTGAGATCCATCCTGGGGCCCAAATTGGCCAAGGGGTTTTTATTGACCATGGCATGGGAGTCGTTATTGGTGAGACGGCGATTATTGGAGATTATGCGCTCATTTACCAAGGCGTGACCCTGGGAGGAACCGGTAAAGAAAGCGGCAAGCGTCACCCGACCTTAGGGGATAACGTAGTGGTTGGGGCCGGGGCCAAGGTGTTGGGCAATATTGAAATTGGCCATAATGTACGCATTGGAGCGGGTTCGGTCGTCCTCAGAAGTGTGCCCTCCGACTGCACGGTGGTGGGGGTGCCGGGCCGGGTTGTGCATCGTTCTGGGGTTAAGGTTAATCCCTTGGAACACGGCAACTTGCCGGATTCGGAAGCTACGGTCATTCGGTTATTGTTGGATCGGATTGAGGCCCTGGAAAACCGGGTGGAAGAACTGCAAAATTATCGCCAACGGGACTTGGATCTCCGCCGCTCTTTAGTTTGTTCAGAAATTGCCCCAGGCCGCTTGGGTCAAAGTTGTCGGCTCGGAGACCGAGAGATTGAGGAATTTTTAGGGGGAACGTTGTAGGTTCCTCTGCTCACTGACAAGGTTGTTTCCCTTGCCATGACTCAGCGGTTAACCTTGCCTCGTTTTTCTCAACTAGACCCAGTCATGCTTAAAATCCTGGGACTAGGCCTCCTGTTTCGGGCCGTTTTAGCCTATTGGGTTCCCCTGGGCTATGACGAGGGCTATTACTACCTCTATACCCAACACTTGGACTGGAGCTATTTTGATCATCCCGTCATGGTGGCCCTGACCACCGGCCTTGGCCCTTGGCTAACGGGCATTACCCATCCCTTAACTCTGCGTTTAGGGCCGCTACTTCTCTATACCGTGAGTTTAGGGTTGCTGTACCTGACCGGCTGTTACCTGTTTAATCTCAAAGTAGCCCGCTATACCCTGCTTCTGGCTTCAATTATTCCGATTTTCCAAGTTGGTTTTGGAGTGCTAACCTTACCGGACAGTCCTCTGGTCTTGTTTTGGTCGGCGACTTTGGGGTTGGCCAGCCTGGAATTTTTTCAGGCCCCCCCCTCCGACTATCGCCCCAGTTATCGCTTAGTGGGTTTAGGGTTCTTATTAGGCCTGGCTTGTCTGAGTAAGTACCATGGCTTTGTTTTGGCCCTGTCCTGCCTTGGCTTTTGTCTTACGATTTCTCCCTATCGTCGGGTCTTCTGGTCGCCCTGGGGGGGCCTGGCCCTGCTGACTTTTCTACTGACCCTTTTTCCTCTGCTCTACTGGAATAGTCAACACGATTGGATTTCCTTCCAGTTTCAATTTTTCCAACGCTTTCATCCTGTTATACCTGAGGAAAAAAGCGTCTATAACCCGCTCCAGGTACTGGCGGTTTTTGGCATGGGGGTGGGCCTGCTCTTTCCGACGTTAGGCCTGCCTCTGTGGTGGGCAATGGGCCGGAGTGTTCAGGCCCAATGGTACTTACCGAGCGCCTTGGCAAAGACTTTCACCGACATCACGGCCCTGAAAACCAAACTGGCTTTTCTGCTCTGGTTGGCCCTGCCTCTGCCCCTCGGTCTGACCCTGCTGGGGGGGAAAGAACAAATTTTAGCCACCTGGCCCATGCCAGGTTTCTGGAGCAGCACTCTTTTGCTCGGCCTCTACGCGGCCCATTGGGAACAGTTTTCTCGGCGGGGGGTCCGTCGGTGGTTGGCGGGGAGTGTCCTGGCCATTATTACTCTACTGCTTTTTTTTCTATTCCATATTCACACCGGCACCCTACTCAAAGCAGGCCAACACTCCCTGGGGGGCGGCTGGCTAGAACCGGCCCAAGATCCGGCCAGTGAACTCCTCGATATTGACCAACTCCGTCAGGGGGTAGAACGCTCACCGGCCTTGAAACAGGCCCTAGAACAGACTGACTTTATTTTTACCAATGCCTACTACCTCGGCGGGCTGATCGATCTGGCCCTAGGCCCCATTGCCCACCGTCCCGTGACCTGTTTTAGCTATGATCCCAGGGGCTTTGCTTTTTGGCCCAATTCCCAGGCCTGGCTGGGCCAAGATGCCCTTTACATCACCCTGGAACGGTTTCAACAAAATCCGGCCCTGACCCAGGAATTTAGTCAATTTTTCCGACATTTTCAAGCAATTGGTCAGGTTCCCTTAACTCGGGGTGGAGTAGTGGTCGAACGCTTCTATTTCTATCAAGCTCGACAGTTGCTCAGGCCCTATCAAGCTGGCCCTGATTCCATTCGTTAAAAAAAAGCCAGCAAGTTAGACTAGCTGGCTCAGGAATAAAGAAGCTCCAAGGCCTACTTATTAGGTTGGGGGGTCATACGCAGATAGGGCTTGATTTCCTTAACCCCTTTGGGGAATTTCGTTTTGGCTTCTTCCGTGGGAATGGAGGGCACCACCACGCAGTCATCCCCATCTTTCCAGTTAGCGGGGGTGGCGACTTGGTGATAGTCCGTCAGTTGCAGGGAGTCGATCACCCGCAAAATTTCGTCGAAGTTACGGCCGGTGCTGGCGGGATAGGTAAAGGTTAAGCGTAATTTTTTGTTGGGGTCGATGATAAAGACCGAGCGCACCGTGAGGCTATTGAGGGAGTTGGGGTGAATCATGCCGTAAAGGTCAGAGACTTTCCGGTCACCATCGGCCAAAATGGGATAGTTAACGGTTGTATTTTGGGTCTCGTTAATATCGCAGATCCAGCCCTTATGGGAGTCTACATCATCGACGCTGAGGGCAATGACCTTAACGTTGCGTTTATCAAATTCTGATTTCAGACTGGCCACAGTACCCAATTCAGTGGTACAAACCGGCGTGTAGTCGGCGGGGTGAGAAAAAAGGACGACCCAGCTATCACCAGCCCATTCGTGGAAAGAAATCGGGCCTTCGCTAGATTCTTGGGTAAAGTCGGGAACAACATCTCCGAGTTGGAGTGCCATAGGTATCTCCTAGTTATGAATCGTCTTGAGGATTGCCTTTCATTTTCCCATAAAACCATCGCCTTTGTGTAAATTCTTTAAGCCGGAGATGTTACGAGCCTGCTGGGTCGCTTTCAATGTGGTCACTAATTCCCGAAGAAGTCGCCAATCTTTAACAGTCTATAGGCCGATTCAGGCCAGTAATTGCCGACGCAATTGGTCTAGGGCCGTACAAGCACTTAGGTAGCGAACTGCTTCTCGGCCACGACGATCTCCAAAGTGATGGGCCTGGACTGTCGCCTTGCCATCGGGCCCAGCAATACCGAGGTAAACCAGTCCCACGGGTTTCTCAGGGCTTCCTCCCCCAGGGCCAGCAATGCCCGTTAAACTCAGGCCCCAGTCAGTGCCTAAGCGGGCCTGGACACCCAGGGCCATTTGTTCCGCCACCTCAGGACTCACTGCGCCGACATCGGCAATCAGCTCGGGATCAACCCCCAGCAGATCAATTTTGGCCGGGTTGGCATAGGCAATCACGCCACCCCAAAAATAATCGGAACTCCCGGCTACATCGGTGAAAAGAGCGCCCAGTTGTCCCCCTGTACAGGATTCCGCGACTGCAACAGTCTGTTGTTTTTCTCGTAACAAGGCCCCCACCACTGCGGCCAAACTGTCTTCGTTGCGGCCAAAGTAGTCGAGGCCGGCAATGGCCTGGATTTGCTGACAGACAGGTTCAATCACCGCGAGGGCCTCGGTCTCATTGGCCCCAGGGCTGGTGACTCGCAAGCGAACTTCCCCCAGGCTGGCGTAGGGGGCCACCGTAGGATTAGTGAGGTCAAAGAAAGGGGCCACTTTGGTTGCTAGGGCCGATTCACTAATACCCCGGAAGCGGAGGGTTTGACTGTAGAGGGCCTGTTGGCCCCAGCCCAGACTTTTCAAATAAGGGATCGCCGTATCCCGCCACATCCGTTTCATTTCCGACGGCACACCGGGAAAGGTTAGCAGACTTTTTCCGGGCTGAGGTTGCCAGAGCAGGCCTGGAGCCGTACCGGTGGGATTGGGTAGGATATCCGCTCCTTCTGGCAGGAGGGCTTGTTTGCGATTATTGGCCCCCATTTCCCGCCCCAGTTGTTGAAATTTTTCGCTGATGTCCGCGAGGATTGATGGTTGTTCCACCAGAGGGACTTGAAAAAAAGTGGCGATGGCCTCGGTGGTTAAATCGTCGGGAGTCGGGCCAAGGCCGCCGGTAAAAATGAGGATAGATGAGCGTTCCAGGGCCTGGGCCATGACCTGATGAATGCGAGCAATATTGTCCCCCACCACGGTCTGGAAATAGTGGGGAATCCCCAATTGCGCCAATTCCTGCGCCAGAAACTGAGCATTACTGTTCAAAATTTCTCCTAGGAGGAGTTCCGTACCCACGCAAATGATTTCTGCACTCATTATTTTTGAAAACTAATCCGCTAGGGGGTTGGGACGGG contains:
- the recF gene encoding DNA replication/repair protein RecF; this translates as MHLKSLHLRAFRNYSEQQLEFQAPKTILVGDNAQGKSNLLEAVELLASLKSHRTFRDRDLVLEGATSAMITAQLDRRYGPAEMRLRLPVTGRRSYQVNQETVRRQADFLGVLNAVQFSCLDLELVRGGPDSRRQWLDTLLIQLEPLYAHILAQYQQVLKQRNSLLKQSRQGQVIDPVALALWDQQLAEFGTHISRRRARALTRLLPLAQDWHQRISGHQENLEINYQPNVPWQSDDPATIQQAFLAKFSQRRIAEQQLGTSVVGPHRDEIVLTINQTPAKAYGSQGQQRTLVLSLKLAELHLLETIIGEPPLLLLDDVLAELDLHRQGQLLAAIEDRFQTLITTTHLNRFEPHWLRSAEIYQVQQGQLTPLELAR
- a CDS encoding glycoside hydrolase family 3 N-terminal domain-containing protein; the encoded protein is MLGKNPTTLREKIGQLIVVRASGFLFDQQIRYPQWEPRNQTLQHWLETLNLGGVILLGGSAADLVQRTQQLQAWSPTPLLLAADIEEGVGQRFSGATWFPPPMALGEIAKHNLTEALALARQFGYFTAQEALALGLNWILAPIADVNNNPDNPVINIRAFGDDPVLVGHLVQAFIEGAQAYPVLTTAKHFPGHGDTSTDSHLHLPIISHSLERLQALELPPFQRAIATDVDTVMTAHICVPAWDAEHPATLSPAILTGQLREVLGFSGLIVTDALIMGGVAQFASPDEVAIQALLAGADILLMPPDPVATIAAVEQAVLAGRISENRIDQSFERIQKAKAKLVNPNPPAFPAMVATTEARQTVDQILQGSQRCGGSLPWSKKIACNHVIVVDDLLNCDFLDRACPAVKIPARFGSRPRLLDQASLTQEALGSGPLILQLFVRGNPFRGIAGLTETTQAVYKQLLRSGQLQALLLYGSPYVLDWFLPQLDPALPWVFSYGQMPQAQALAWNTLLGEMTDSLERGQDVFI
- a CDS encoding HAMP domain-containing sensor histidine kinase produces the protein MFQATRRRLALWYTLVTAVLLLLFASGVYFYVRHTLVERIDDTLKHVVEVIDRSLVIQPLSQGHYRLNVEASFRSNAEAVEDDHIDLEWFNPQGQLLWSTLGDSSPITLPLGPKLEKIGFSNDRLLRQITERIERNQHILGYLRVSHPWFEVTKPIQQLLFDLSLGLSLLVGSVGAIGWFLSGLAMEPIKESYQSLKQFTADASHELRNPIAVIQTNVQMALAYPDGDTQQQLKVIERLTQRLGNLVNDLLFLARSDSGTLQSQMQPVPLDALLLEVMEEQRLGATGQSVQLSLEIPSACQEPEAEFTVMGDWDQLARLFTNLISNALEHGLETSTLESRIRLTLKRLQRERQPYLQVVVADNGRGIAPDQLAHLFDRFYRADPARSSLANKGMGLGLAIAQAIAHHHQGQISVKSDVGQGTQFTVLLPCARPPD
- the crtB gene encoding 15-cis-phytoene synthase CrtB; this translates as MLQLPKPTPATSPLASVDEAYEICRQVTAQYAKTFYLGTLLMPPAKRRAIWAIYLWCRRTDELVDGPQASQTTPETLDQWEQHLESIFAGHPLDDADVALVDTLERFPMDIQPFRDMIAGQRMDLYRSRYQTFEELSLYCYRVAGTVGLMSSAVLGVETGAGRPPWQPDAVYIPQEEAIALGIANQLTNILRDVGEDIQRGRVYLPLEDLDRFGYSEQDLFNGVNDERWRALMQFQIQRARQYFEDAERGIRALNRDSRWPVWTALMLYQGILDVIEANHYNVFNQRAYVPTPKKLLYLPVAWLRAQVL
- the pds gene encoding 15-cis-phytoene desaturase, giving the protein MRVAIAGAGLAGLACAKYLADAGFTPIVLERRDVLGGKVAAWKDEEGDWYETGLHIFFGAYPNMLQLFKELGIEDRLQWKEHTMIFNQPEKPGTYSRFDFPDIPAPLNGVVAILGNNDMLTWPEKIKFGLGLLPAMIQGQSYVEAMDQYTWSEWMQKQNIPPRIEKEVFIAMSKALNFINPDEISATILLTALNRFLQEKEGSKMAFLDGSPTERLCQPIVDYITERGGEVRLNAPLKEILLNEDGTVQGFLIRGLDGAPDEVFTADLYISAMPVDPLKTMVPDAWREFPEFKQIQGLEGVPVINLHLWFDRKLTDIDHLLFSRSPLLSVYADMSNTCREYSDPNRSMLELVLAPAQDWISRSEEEIVAATMAELEKLFPQHFTGDNPAQLRKYHVVKTPRSVYKATPGRQACRPDQRTSIKNFYLAGDFTMQKYLGSMEGAVLSGKQCAQAIAVDYQPARKEHPAPMATLA
- a CDS encoding ABC transporter permease codes for the protein MGRYLIQRLVIAGLTLLGISLVLFTLLALAPGNPLGEVATNPSIPEAVRENLRKSFGLDQPLPVRYLKWLRAFLQGDLGYSFTSRSPVRDLIAQRLSTTLGLMGSAYLLSALIAIPLGILAAVKQNSWLDRSITSLSLLGFSLPTFVTGLIFIWVFTVQWRWFPFVYSSTLQVTNAASLGEQIRQLILPVSVLVLYQCTTLLRFVRSAVLEELPQPYIRTAYAKGLAPRAVIGQHLLRNAMIPLVTLVALDIPAVFTGALVTEQVFRVPGMGALMIDSIYRSDTPVVMAITFIYAILVVIFSTLADVIYGILDPRIQYHD